AAAAGACTGTCAATGACATATTTAATAAAAATGACTTCACTGATGCAAGTGTCATCAAGACCGTTGTTGAGGTAAGGGAAATGAACAAACGCCTTGGATTCTCTCAGCAGTGGACTACCGACTTTGTGTATCGTGTTGTTATGCTGTCTAAGAAGGAAAAACAACCACAGAATACAAACGACTAGAAGGTATTGTTCAATATTGCAAGTTAATAATTGTGAATTATAGGTTTGTAAGATTAAAACCTGTTAACGGGGTGCAAAGTATTTTTCCGTAATTCCAATTATTTGACTTAAAATATTACCTTTGTAACACTAAAACATAATAGTCATGACCGAAAGCGAGAAAGCTTTAGCTACGTTTCAGACCCGTGTGCGGCAGTTGCTCCTCCGTTTTCAAGAATTGAAAAAGGAGAACAGTGACTTGTATGCCATGGTCGAAAAGAACGAACAGGACATAAAAAGCCTGCAGGCAAAGATTCAGCAAGACGAGCGTGACTATCAGTCGCTGAAAATGGCTAAGATGATCGAGATTACCGATAGCGACCTTCAGGGTGCCAAGGACCGGTTGGCAAAGCTTATTCGCGACGTTAATAAATGCATTGCTATCCTCAGCAACGAAGAGTAGGTAAAAAGCGATGGCAGAAGAAAAAAATAAGGAGACACTAAATATCAGGTTGCATGTCTATGACGAAGACATCTTGACCGTGCTTCACAATCGTGAAGACGAAGAGTACTATCGTGCTGCAGCCAAGCTCATCTCTGAGCGATATGGCGCTTATGCCCAGGTTTATAAGGGACGTAAGAGCGACCATACTATTGCCTTGATGACGCTTATTGAGATAGCCCTGCGCTATGAGCGCGAGCTTGCCAAGAATGATACGTCTCCCTATGAAAATATTCTCTCGCAGCTTACTTCTGAGATTGAGGAAGTGCTGAAATAGAGAATATTAACATTATATATATATTATGGATCTAATTTTTGTGTTATTGATTGCCGCAGGCGCTCTCGCTTTGGGAGGAGTCTGTGGATACCTTGTTTTTCGCTATGTCCTGAAAGGCAAATACAAGGAAATGGTTGACGCAGCCGAGAAAGAGGCTGAAGTCATAAAGGAAAAGAAACTGCTTGAGGTTAAGGAGAAGTTCATTAATAAAAAGGCTGAACTTGAGAAAGAGGTGCAGCAGCGCAACCAGCACATCCAACAGAATGAGAACCGTCTGAAGCAGCGCGAGATTTCTCTTAATCAGCGTCAGGAAGAACTCGGACGTCGCAAGAACGATCTTGACAATCAGCAGCAGCGCATAGACAATGAGAAGAAAACCCTTGCACTGAAGCAGGAAGAACTTGGCAAGATGCAGCAAAAGGAGCGTGAGAAGCTCGAAGAACTCTCAGGCCTTAGCGCTGAAGAGGCTCGCAATCGCCTTGTAGAATCACTCAAGGATGAGGCTAAGACTCAGGCTGCAAGCTATATCAACGAGATAATGGACGAGGCAAAACTCAATGCCAATGCTCAGGCCAAGAAGATTGTCATTCAGACCATACAGCGCGTAGCTACTGAGACTGCTGTCGAGAACTCAGTCAGCGTGTTCCATATTGACAATGACGAGGTTAAGGGACGCATCATCGGACGTGAAGGACGTAATATACGTGCACTTGAAGCAGCTTGTGGCGTTGAGATTGTTGTCGATGACACTCCAGAGGCTATTGTCATCTCTGCGTTCGATCCCGTTCGCCGCGAGGTGTGCCGTTTGGCTCTGCATCAGCTTGTCAGCGATGGTCGCATACACCCGGCACGTATCGAAGAAGTTGTTACAAAGGTTAAGAAGCAGCTCGAGAACGAGATTATCGAGACAGGTAAGCGCACAACCATAGACCTCGGTATCCATGGACTCCATCCAGAGCTCGTACGCATCGTTGGTAAGATGAAATATCGTAGCAGCTATGGTCAGAACCTGTTGCAGCATGCTCGTGAGACCGCCAATCTCTGTGCTGTTATGGCTTCAGAGCTTGGCTTGAATCCCAAGAAAGCAAAGCGTGCCGGACTGCTCCACGATATTGGTAAGGTGCCCGATGAGGAGAGCGAGTTGCCACACGCACTCTATGGCGCAAAGATTGCAGAGAAATATAAGGAGAAACCTGATATCTGCAATGCCATTGGTGCTCACCACGATGAGATGGAGATGCAGACTCTGCTGGCTCCTATCGTGCAGGTCTGCGATGCCATAAGTGGTGCCCGTCCAGGTGCACGCCGTGAGATCGTTGAGGCTTACATCAAGCGTCTTAACGACCTCGAGGCAATAGCTATGAGCTATCCTGGTGTGACAAAGACTTATGCTATTCAGGCTGGTCGTGAGCTGCGTGTTATCGTTGGTGCTGACAAGATGGATGATGCTGAGACTGAGGCACTCAGCGGTGAGATTGCAACTAAGATTCAGAACGAGATGACCTATCCTGGTCAGGTGAAGATCACTGTTATCCGTGAGACTCGTTCAGTAGCATACGCTAAATAGTTCTATAATTTCTCTAAGAAAAGATATACATCTTTATTTTTATTATAAAGTGAACCCCAGAAGCCTTGAAAACTTCTGGGGTTCATTGTTTATTGATGTAGGATGCTATTATTTCAGCATCACCTTGCTGCTTTTCATCTGTCCGTTGGGAAGACGGTCTATGCGGATGAATACTCCTTGCTTGGGACTGCTGATATGCATGCCCTGTAGGGTGTAGTAAGTGGTTGATACAGTGGTGTTGTCAAGGCTTTTGATGCCTGTCGATGAAGAGCCTGCCTTGCCCGAAATTACCACATTAGCTAGTCCCATGGTCTTCGTGTTGGTGTTATAGGGAATGTCGTAGAGGTGAATGACGAGCGAACTCGTAGCCGTAGTGGCTTTGCCTTGAAAAGTATTGTTTATTGTAGTATATTTTGGAGTGGCGTTGTCACGGTTTGCCAGTTGGTCTTCGGCAATCTCTACACGGGTTCCGTCGCTGTAGAGCCAATAGGCCTGAAACTTTCCGTGGTCGGTGCCGAAACGAGTGGCATTGAACGATACACCAGTGGGCTGAAAACGGTAGCCGCTTTTGGGGGTGATGCTGAATGTTACGGCATTTCCATCAGTAGCATTCGCGTCTGAACTCTCGTCGGTGATGGTGAAGGCGGTCATGTCGAAGCCTACGTTTTTCTTGCCGTTTACCTGCAGGTGCGAACCTACAGTCATGACAGGCGTCTCCAGATAGTCACCAATGGCTGAAGAGAAAGCATAGGCTGGCTGGTTGGTGCCTTCTGAGAGAGGCCAGCTGATATCTCCTTCTTGGCCTACCACGGGTGTGTCATCATCGGAACTGGGGCCGTTGATAGCGTCAACCTTGGTGCCGTCTTCTTTAGTATAGGCAGGATAGTATTCTTCAACGTCATCGGTAGCATCAGCATTGCCACCGAGCATGATGTCCTGCACAAGCGAGTTGGCATAGACCTCGATATTGGTGTAGTACTTCTTTGCGTCGAGGGTGTAGAGCTGAGCATCGGCAGCACTGTTGGGGTCCAAGCCGTTGGCTGTTTCCCATGCATCGGGGATACCGTCGTTATCTGTATCAAAGCCTGTTTCACGGCTGCCAGTGCCAAAATTCGCCTCAGTGTAACCATTCACATCGCTCACCTTGTCTATGCGGCCTTTCTTGCCCGTTACAGAGCCTGTATAGGTGGCTGTGCCGTTCTTGGCCTCGGTCATGTAGCGCGAGTCTACATCATCGCGATTCAGCGATGCACCTGCGTAAGCCAGTACCTTGTTGAAAGCCTGGTTTGCTGTATGTGTGGTTACTATTCCGGCGTCAATAGGATTGTCGAGCTTAATTTTCACGCAGTCGGTGCCTGAACCGTTCTTTACATAGGTGACATTTGAACCATAGTAATGGTTGGGGTCCTGCGTATAGCGCTCGCCATTGATGGTCTGCACGCCCGAGTCATAGGCAATGTTCGACCAGTCATAGCTTTCACTGTTGTTCACACGGTTGCCCTTGATATAGTAACGGCTAGTCATGTCCCAGTATTTCTCATAGCCTGAAGCCGAGGTGCTGTTAGCTATTGAGATCTGAGTAACGCGCGAAGTGCTGCCTGCAGGTCCCGTCTTGTAATAGTTGTTAATCATGTTCACGTAGCCGCCACCAGGACCACCGTAGCATCCGTTGGCGCAGTTGTAAATGACACAGTTGCGGAAGTCAACATTCTCGGCCTGAACAGCATTCTCCCAGTTATATTGGCTGTAGAGCTTGTTGCCGGTATAGCCCGTCCAGTCATAGCGCGCACCGTTGAAACGTGGTGAACGGTTGTTCACATGACAGATTAGGTTGTGGTGGAATGATGCCAGTTTGCCGCCCCAGATGCCGCCATAGCCATGAGCACCTTTGCCGTGACCGGCTTCGTTGAGGCTCTCACCTATGGTGCACCATTGCAGGGTGAAGTTGTTGTTGTCATAGAAAGAAGCAACCTCGTCGATACTCCACGAGAAAGAACAATGGTCGAGCATCATCCCAGTATAGTGGCGTGCTGTTGAGGCATCGGCACCGTCGTTTACGTCTTTCTCCTGTCCGCGACGGATGCGGATGAAGCGCATAACGATATTATTGCCGTTAGGGTTAACGGTATAGTAGCGCAGGGTAATGCCGGGAGCAGGAGCCGTCTGTCCCAGAATGGTGGTGTTGGCACCAATGTTAACATCACTCTCCAAGGCAATGACACCAGCAACATCGAAGACTACAATCTTCTTGTCGGTGCCTTTCACGGCTTGACGGAACGAGCCTGTGCCAGAGTCGTTAAGGTTTGTTACATGTACAATCTTTCCGCCACGTCCGCCAGCGGTGTAGCGTCCGTGACCTTCTGCACCAGGGAATGCCGGTGCCTGTGCCTGTGCGGTAAGGGCAATTGCCGCAATAGCGATGGTTGTAAGTAGTTTCTTCATATTCTTTTTGTTTGGGTAGGTGCAACAAAATTGCACCACACATTTTTATTGCATTTGTTTTAGACCTTCCCATTTAACGTTCCATGAGCCGTCCTTTGGAAAGCCTGGGTTATTGCCGTATTGGCAACCGTCCCAGCCTGCACACATCATGGCGATGGCAGTGAGCAGTGCTCCGTTGCCTGGCAGATAGATGCGCAGTCGGTCTGCGGTCTGGAAATTATGTCCGTTTTTAAGGTAAGTGTTCTTTTGCGTGTCAATGAGCAGGGCTTTCAGAGCTGTTTCTGGCTGACCAAGACGGGCGGCTGCCATAGCAGTCATGCCGTAGTCCCAACCCCATGTGGTGGCCCAGTTCCAATTTTGCATCACCCAGTTGAGGGTAGCGGTCATGTTTTCCTTGGAGTAAAGGCAGGAAAAGCTATCTCGACTGGTTTTACTAAGCATGCCAGTTTGGTAGGGCAGCATACTGCACGCTCCGAGCACAGCAGGATGGTCGTTGCGGCATTTCTCATCGAAGGTCTCTGTTGAGACAACAGGCTTGGCACCACTGGCTACTGCATCGAAGGGATCGAAGCTTTTCAGATCTGTGGTCTTGCCTTTGGGCAGACCAGCCGTGTAGATGTCTTTCTTCTTCGGCAGAGGAGACAGGTGGCTAATGATGTTGTCCCATTCGGCAATTCGCTCCTTACCCTGACGCTCGCGCCATTGTTGGGCTACGCTAAGGCCATACTGCCAGTAAGCCAGCTCGAAAGGATGGTTATAGGAGAAGTCTTTCGACATGCTTTCTTGCATTGCTGTGGCACCCTGAAGGAAGTATTCCTTACTTTTCGCGTTATAACTGACGAAGTCTGCCATGAACTCAGCAGTCTCTTCCACCTGACGGCCATATCTTTCGAGGGTCTCCTTTGTGGGGTCGGCTCTATAGAGCTCTTCAGCCATATATATATAATGTGGCTGCTGCCAAATGAGGAACGATCCTGTGTTCGATGGCGCCTCGCCAGCCCATGGGTCGGTCATCTTCATCCAGCGGATGCCCTTGAATCCCTGGCGCTCAGCTATCTGCTTCGCCACGGGATAGGCCACTTTGTTATACCAGTCGAGCACTTGGGCAACTACCTGCGGACGGTTCCATAGGGCAAAGTCAATCATGTGCCACCATGTCATCTCAAGGTGCGGACGTCCGAACCATGAGTTATAGGTGAGTCCTGTCTCCTGTGGAGGACAGCTGTTGGCACAGTTTATCTGTGTGAGATATTGTGACAGTACTACACGACGCTCAAGCTCTTTGGCTCGTGGGTCGGTACACTGGCTGAAGTCAACGATAGCGCCTTCGTTCCACCACTGGTTCCATGACTTCAGTACGGCACGCAGTTTCTGGTCGAAGACGAAAGCAGCGCCTTGTTCAGAGGGAGCCGCTTGTGAATAGTTTGCCTCGAAGGCTAAGATATCGCTGGTTGTAGATAGTATGAACTGGTGGTTGCCGCACTCTTTTATTGTTGCGTCGCCCTGCCAGCTGAGTGTGAGGAAATAGCGGGTTGAGTCAACGACATGTTCTATGACGGCAGCGTGGTCATTGGCTTTGACTATGCGTGATGTGTGACGGTCAGCTTTCGACCAGTCGGAAGCAGCGTCGGCATGTTTGCCTGTGGGGTAGGGGAAGCGTACGGCAACGGTGGCGCGTCCATCTTTCAATAGCTCACTCTTTATGCGATAGATCGTGGCACTACGGTCTTGCAGCGCAGCTGTGATGACATCGACGGGTGTTCCGTCGGCAGTGAAGTGCGACTCAATGACACCGTCGAAGAGCTTCAGCTCCTGACGGATGTCCTTGAGATCACTTAAGTTAATCGCCTTTCCGTCGCTGGTCTTCATGTTGAGGCCTATGGCACCAAGGTTAAGGCGATGGGGGTTGACGCGGAAATACTGGGTGGAAGCCACTCTCTTTGCCTCGGAGGAGTTTTCTGCCTTCTTGTATTCCACTGCGTATATTTCCTTATGTCCGTGACCGAGGTCAAATGTCTTCTCAGTCATAGACGGCGTGAGGGCGCCGGTGTTTTCGAACTTATGCCATCCCCAGTCGGACATGGCTGTCAGAGGCACACCTGCCTCATAATCAAAAGGGAACGACTGAAGACCTGTAACGTCAACTGTTGTTGCGAAATGTCCATTGCCAACGGTGAGAGAGGCTAAAGGATCTGCCTTGGTGACGATGGGATTGTTTCGTGAGGTAACACTCTTGCGGTCAATCTTCTTCATTACGTCGTCAGTGGTGAATCCCATCTGCTCCATTTCGAGTGAAGCCCAAATGAACGGACCAATGCCCTTGGCGTCGTTGTCGCGGATGGGCTCTGAGAGATAGTACTTATATGAACCATCGCGACGGAGGTTCTCCTTTACCTTAGCCTTGGGGTTTATCTTCTTCATAGCTTCCTCAACCTGTGTGCTCAGTCCTGGGCCAAGGCCTGCAACAGCACAGCCCTTGGTAAGTGAAATCGTCTTGTCGGCATTGACGCGGATGAAGTTCTTAACGATGCCACGGTATGCCTTGATGCCAGCTTCACGATATTTCGTGCCAACATAGCCCTTGCGATATGCCTTCAACAGAGCATAGGCAAACATTGACGAACAGGTGCTCTCCAGGTAATTGCCTTCGCGTTCAGGTGAGTCCATGACCTGATACCATACGCCAGACTTCTTGTCCTGCCACTTGATAACAGCATCGAGGTCTTTCTTCAGCAAATCAATGAGCTCGCCACGACGTGCATAATCCTCTGGCAGGGCGTCAAGCACCTCGATGAGTGCCATGGTGAACCATCCCTGAGCACGTCCCCAGCAATGCTGCGACAGTCCTGTGTTCTTGTCTGCCCAGAACATGTTTCTGTTCTCGTCATAAGCATGACGGTTCAGTCCCGTCTTGGGGTCGAGTGTACGCTGATAGGTGATGAGAAGCTGGTTCACAGCATCGTCGTAGATGAGCTGAGAATTATTATTAGATTTTGTCTTGTTCCTTTTCGATTTTTTGTTGTCTTTGACTGCTTGGTCCATGATTGGGGCAGTCAGACAGCGAAAAGGCAGACCCATGAATATTCCGTCGAGCCACACCTGGTAGGCATAGATGGCTTTGTGCCAATATACCTTGTCTGCCACGGTGCGAGGCTGGTCCTGCAACTGCTTCATGAGTGTTTTCATTGCCTCAAGGTTCTTTGCCTCGGGCAGTTGCTGATACATGCGAGTAACGAAATGGCCCGTGCGACAGTTGTCGAGGTTGTAGTCGAGTATGTTGTAGCCGCGTATCTCGCCCTTGGCATTAATCATGGTGTCAGTATAGAGCTTGCAGTAATCCAGAATCTTCTGGTCACCATAGCGCAGATATGTGTCAAGCATGCCTTCAAGTTCAATGCCCATGACATAGCTCCACTTCGGACGGTTAGAGAAATCGAGCATGTATGATTGCGGCGTGCGCTGCATCTCAGAGTATGTCATCCATTGAGCATAGCTTTTGTATGGCTTCTCTTGAAGAGATAGACTTCCATTGATATAGAGGTTGTCGAAACGTATGTCGCGTGTCTTTCCACTCATGAAGTTATCGTCAGTCACACCGTTGAAATGGCAGTTCTTCACGTTGATGTCATAGACGTAAGTATCTTCGTCGAGACCAATTATCTGAACGCCGTATTTCGACTTCTCACTGGTTATGTTTTCAATGTTCACGTTGCGCACTATTGGGTAGTAGCCACGGCAGCAAACCTCGTTGTGCTCATAGTCAAGGTTTATCTTCAGTACAGACTCCTTGCACACGCCTACCTTAATATTACGCGCGTTGATATTCTCAATGATACCGCCTCGGCATGAGTTCGTCTTTATGCGTACCACGCGCTCAAGTTCTGGAGAGTCCATCACACAGTCGTGGGCAAACACGTTCTGACATCCGCCTGAGATCTCAGAACCGATGACCACGCCACCATGGCCGTTCTTCATCTCGCAACGGCGAATGATGATGTTCTTCGATGGCATGTTGCGCTCTCGGCCGTCGCGATTGCGTCCGCTCTTGATGGCTATGCAGTCATCGCCAGTGTTGAAGAAACAGTCCTCTATGAGCACACGGTCGCAGCACTCAGGGTCGCAGCCGTCGCCGTTAGGTCCGTCGTTAATCATCTTCACGCGGCGCACGGTGATGTCGGTAGAGTGGAGTGGGTGGATGACCCAGAATGGCGAGCGCAGAAGGGTTATATCCTCAAGGAGTATGCGCTGGCACTTGTTGAAGTTTACAAGCTGTGGGCGCAAACCGTCCTTCGGACCAAAGACGCGCTCTGGCGTGCGTTGTCCTTTCTCGTTATACATGGGAATGCCGTCCTCACCGTTCTTCAGCAGACGTGGACGCGCCTCAATCTTCTGGCTTATCATGCCCTCCTTCCATCCGAACTTGGGAGCACCGCACCATGGCCACCATGTATCTTTGGAGCCACCGCCATCCACAGTACCCTTGCCTGTAAGAGCTATGTCGGTCTCGTTGAATGCATAGATACATGGAGACAGGTTGAAACACTCCAGACCTTCCCACGATGTCTCAACGATGGGATAGAGCTCAGGCTGGAACACAAACTCGAGCACAGCACCTTCCTCAACGTGCAGGTTGACATGGCTTTTCAGGACTATGGCACCTGTCTTGAAGGTCATGCCGGCAGGCACTATAACACGTCCGCCGCCTTTCTTCGAGCATTTGTCAATAGCCTTCTGAATGGCTTTCTGGTTCTTCTCTGCCGAGTTTGTCGGCTTTGCACCATATTTCATGATGCTTACGTCACCTTCTGGAATAGACGGTGCCTTGATGCTCTGCTCAATCTGTCTGTAGAGCGCTTCGTCCCATTCACGGGCTTGGCTCTCTAATGCAGGAAACAGAAGGACCAAGAGCAAAAGTCTTAAGATTTTTGTAGTCATAAAAGTTTGTATAAAATAATTTTAGTAGATGCGTTAATTGGTTTATTGTGTGCAAAGTTACGAAAAGTCGAGTGAAGAACAAAAGAAATGCCAGTTTTTCTTTTATATTAGTGGTTTATGACAGATTACAGATGACAGTAAGAAAAACATGGGGGTGTTCATTACCCTTGGCTTGATGATGGACTCTATACCTTATTTTTTTTCTATAGATAATAGTATATAAAAAATAATAAAGAGAATTTTTCTAATATATATATTTATATAGAGAGATAATTCTTATCATCTTAACAGTCCCTTAATGTGGGGTGATGTTGGTGGATACCACGCATTTTTCTTACTGTCATTTGTAATTTGTCATAAACGACAGCAAACGATAAACTACAGCGACTACTACCTTAGCTGTCTCTGCCAGAAGCGTTAGGCCTAAACGCTCGGAGCGTTCTTACCAAACGCTTCGGGCGTTCTTACTAAACTCCTGTGATGTAATAAAGGAAAATAGTATCGAAATATTTGGCATATAACAAATAAAGTCTTATCTTTGCAACGTTTCCGTATGTTTAATAACAGAGCCCCTTTAATGTGATTTGTGAGCGAAATGTTATGCGCTATAAAGATTTGTTTATCGACTTCGACGACACCCTGTATGATACACATGGCAATGCCGTCATAGCCTTGAAGGAAACGTTCGAGGTGTTTCATTTGGAACGTTATTTCGAAGACCCGAATGTGTTCTATGATGCCTATTGGGCTGCAAATATAGACCTGTGGTCACGCTATTCGAAAGGAGAGATTGATCGCCCATATCTCATCGTTGAGCGTTTTCGCCGTCCTTTGTCCTTGGGCGTAGGACTTGAAGTTACAGAACCTCTTTGTCTGGAGATGAGCGACGTGTTTCTCGATTTCTGTTCCTCGAAGCCTGGCGTAATAGATGGTGCCCATGAACTGATGGACTATCTTCGTAGCCGAGGTTATAGGATGCACATGACGAGCAATGGTTTCCACGAAGTGCAGTATAAGAAACTGGCAGCATGTGGACTGAGGGACTATTTTGACACCATTATCCTAAGTGAAGATGCAGGAGTAAATAAGCCTTCACCACAGTATTTTGACTATGCGTTAAAAGTTTCTGGTGCGGATAGGCAGACCACGCTGATGATTGGCGATAACTTAAATACCGATGTTATCGGAGCCTTGAATGCTGGTATCAACGCTATGCTTGTGAATCGTTGGGACGTGAAAAAAGAAGATATCCCACAAAACGTTACATTCGTTGTCAATGGCCTGCGCGATATAGCTTTAATACTATAAGATTACCAATAGTTATTCAAAGATGAGGAAGTCTGTGCACTCTTCGTAGCGCTTACGAAGTTCCTCGTCTTCAGATTCGTGTTTATGGATGACTTTTGCAAATTTGACTGCCTTGCGCAGGTCTGGTACAATTGTCTTTCTGAGATTGCGAATCATCGTGGGTGACTCTGTTCCGTCGAGGACTACTGCATCGAGCTTATAGTTCACCACACGAGTGATAATGTTCTGTGCCATTTCATCGGCAAAGAATCCCATGCGAGACAGAGCCGACAGTTCTTGACTATCAGCAACAATGTCGGGTATTATGCCTGCATGGGTTGACACCATTTTAGGTGATTGCGCGGCACCCTTGCGAAAATCAAACTTTGTCCAGTTATTATCCATAATGCTTTGTTCTATAACGTATTTGGATATGTTATTATTGTCTGTATTTGTGGAATATATGTCTCTAAAAAAGTTAATGTTATAAAAAAAATGGTGTTTCTCTACTTATTTTACTATTTTTGCAGCAAATAGGAAACTATGTTTTTTTACAAGCCATAACAAGAAAACCCGAAAATATGATGAAGAACCTTAGAATTTCATTAGCAGTGGCAGCTCTCTCAGTAGCTTCCATGGCATTTTCGCAAGAGGAACGCTCGTCATCGAGCATGTATTTACAGCCTACGGTAAAGACCGATGTGTTCCTGCCGTTCTCTGTCAGTGCTGAGGGCAAACGCTTTGATCCTGAATGGGGTCTCGACCTGGCATGGATGAACGAACGCAACCTCATGAGCGGTATGAACCACATGGGGCGAGCGAATGTGTCATTCGGACGTTCGTCCTATCGTGTATGCGCTCCGTTAACGAATGATGTCAGTTTGGTCAAGGAGCAGTGGCAAGGAATGTACCAGCGTAACCAGCTCTTCAATAAGATCAGCGAGACGTTGCCTGTTATCCTTAACTGCGACAATGGCTATTCGCCTTCGACGACAACTGGCACAAACATTGATGCATACTACACAACAAACAAACGTGCAAACATTGACCACTGGGCAGCTATGCTCAATGCTCATGTGGCATGGATGAAACGAAATGCTTCAAAACATCAAGTCATAGGTGTGTCGATAATGAACGAGCCTGACTTTAATGGAAATGAAAATGAGCTTATCCAGGGAACAGCCGCTGATATACGTGACATTGCTAAGAAGCTTCGCGAAGACTATGCCGACACTTTCGATGGAATAGTGATTACTGGTCCAAATACGCTTAACGATGATAAGGCGATGTCGTGGTATAACACATGTAAGAACTATGTTGACTGGGGCAATACGCACCAGCTTGCCGGTTCGTTCGACAATTATGTCGGCTTCCATGAGCAGTTGCAACAAGATGGCAAGGTGGGCTTTAATGACGAGATGCACAATGTGGCCGAGGCATTCATCGGTCTTGAGTATGGCTTGACGAAAGGCATATGGTGGGGCTTTGACAGCCGTGCTCGTGGTGAGTTCTGTAACATCAGCCGCAATGGTCCGCGTCTGGCCTATGCAGAGAACCGTTCGAAGTGGACGGCAGGATGTGTCTATCGTAATGACAAGACAAAGCAGGTTAAGGCCTTTATAGGCGGTTCTGAGCGTCAGGCAAACACTACAACGTTCCGTTTCCTCGCTCTTGATGAGCCTGTCTATTTTGATGGACATGGACCTATGCGTGAGTTTGTTATTGAACTTCCGAGTGGCGATCCTAACACCTATGGAACTGAGAAACACACGAATGGTGAGCGCGTCATCGACATAACCCAGGATGAGGATGTGGCTCCAAGTGTTATCAACGGCGACTATATCATTGTGAACAAATATAGCAGCAAAGTTGTTACAAGTGGCAGCCAAGGCACCAATATACAAATGACCACCTACTCAAAACAGGCAAACCAGCAATGGAGCATAACCCCAGTGAGTAGTAGGGTAGGCGGTGATTTCAGTTTCTTTGACTTCGTTTCAAAGAGTGGCTCCATGCGTCTCAATCTGCTTAACCACTCAACCTCATCAGGTACTAATATCATCAGCTATGATGCCAATGGTGATGCGAACGAGCAATGGTATCTTGAGTATGCAGGTAAGGGCTACTACTATATCCGCAACCGTCTGTCGGCCCTCTATTTAGCTACAGAGAAGAACACTTTTGATAATAACATAAACGTCGTTCAGTCAACACTTATCACAGGTACAGACAAAGACCGCATTCTGTGGCATATCATTCCTGTTGATGCTGCTTGTGAGAACTCTGCACCAAAGGCACCTACAGGACTCGTTGCTACACCACAGACGGCATCGGTACTGCTGTATTGGGATAAGAATACTGAATCAGACCTTGACGGCTATATGATTGCCCGTAAGGATAAGGCTACTGGCAAGTGGAGCACCATTGCCCGTAAACTGAAGACTACCTATTTTGTTGACAACACTTGCACACAGGGTAGGGAGTATATTTATAAGGTAAGAGCTATTGACCGTAGCGACAACCTCTCGACGTTCTCTTCAGAGGTAGAGAGTGCTACAACGGGCGAGAAGGGTCTTGTGGCTCGTTGGCATTTTGATGATAATCTCATTGATGCAACA
This region of Prevotella sp. E13-27 genomic DNA includes:
- a CDS encoding glycoside hydrolase family 88 protein; this encodes MTTKILRLLLLVLLFPALESQAREWDEALYRQIEQSIKAPSIPEGDVSIMKYGAKPTNSAEKNQKAIQKAIDKCSKKGGGRVIVPAGMTFKTGAIVLKSHVNLHVEEGAVLEFVFQPELYPIVETSWEGLECFNLSPCIYAFNETDIALTGKGTVDGGGSKDTWWPWCGAPKFGWKEGMISQKIEARPRLLKNGEDGIPMYNEKGQRTPERVFGPKDGLRPQLVNFNKCQRILLEDITLLRSPFWVIHPLHSTDITVRRVKMINDGPNGDGCDPECCDRVLIEDCFFNTGDDCIAIKSGRNRDGRERNMPSKNIIIRRCEMKNGHGGVVIGSEISGGCQNVFAHDCVMDSPELERVVRIKTNSCRGGIIENINARNIKVGVCKESVLKINLDYEHNEVCCRGYYPIVRNVNIENITSEKSKYGVQIIGLDEDTYVYDINVKNCHFNGVTDDNFMSGKTRDIRFDNLYINGSLSLQEKPYKSYAQWMTYSEMQRTPQSYMLDFSNRPKWSYVMGIELEGMLDTYLRYGDQKILDYCKLYTDTMINAKGEIRGYNILDYNLDNCRTGHFVTRMYQQLPEAKNLEAMKTLMKQLQDQPRTVADKVYWHKAIYAYQVWLDGIFMGLPFRCLTAPIMDQAVKDNKKSKRNKTKSNNNSQLIYDDAVNQLLITYQRTLDPKTGLNRHAYDENRNMFWADKNTGLSQHCWGRAQGWFTMALIEVLDALPEDYARRGELIDLLKKDLDAVIKWQDKKSGVWYQVMDSPEREGNYLESTCSSMFAYALLKAYRKGYVGTKYREAGIKAYRGIVKNFIRVNADKTISLTKGCAVAGLGPGLSTQVEEAMKKINPKAKVKENLRRDGSYKYYLSEPIRDNDAKGIGPFIWASLEMEQMGFTTDDVMKKIDRKSVTSRNNPIVTKADPLASLTVGNGHFATTVDVTGLQSFPFDYEAGVPLTAMSDWGWHKFENTGALTPSMTEKTFDLGHGHKEIYAVEYKKAENSSEAKRVASTQYFRVNPHRLNLGAIGLNMKTSDGKAINLSDLKDIRQELKLFDGVIESHFTADGTPVDVITAALQDRSATIYRIKSELLKDGRATVAVRFPYPTGKHADAASDWSKADRHTSRIVKANDHAAVIEHVVDSTRYFLTLSWQGDATIKECGNHQFILSTTSDILAFEANYSQAAPSEQGAAFVFDQKLRAVLKSWNQWWNEGAIVDFSQCTDPRAKELERRVVLSQYLTQINCANSCPPQETGLTYNSWFGRPHLEMTWWHMIDFALWNRPQVVAQVLDWYNKVAYPVAKQIAERQGFKGIRWMKMTDPWAGEAPSNTGSFLIWQQPHYIYMAEELYRADPTKETLERYGRQVEETAEFMADFVSYNAKSKEYFLQGATAMQESMSKDFSYNHPFELAYWQYGLSVAQQWRERQGKERIAEWDNIISHLSPLPKKKDIYTAGLPKGKTTDLKSFDPFDAVASGAKPVVSTETFDEKCRNDHPAVLGACSMLPYQTGMLSKTSRDSFSCLYSKENMTATLNWVMQNWNWATTWGWDYGMTAMAAARLGQPETALKALLIDTQKNTYLKNGHNFQTADRLRIYLPGNGALLTAIAMMCAGWDGCQYGNNPGFPKDGSWNVKWEGLKQMQ
- a CDS encoding YjjG family noncanonical pyrimidine nucleotidase — its product is MRYKDLFIDFDDTLYDTHGNAVIALKETFEVFHLERYFEDPNVFYDAYWAANIDLWSRYSKGEIDRPYLIVERFRRPLSLGVGLEVTEPLCLEMSDVFLDFCSSKPGVIDGAHELMDYLRSRGYRMHMTSNGFHEVQYKKLAACGLRDYFDTIILSEDAGVNKPSPQYFDYALKVSGADRQTTLMIGDNLNTDVIGALNAGINAMLVNRWDVKKEDIPQNVTFVVNGLRDIALIL